The following are encoded together in the Triticum dicoccoides isolate Atlit2015 ecotype Zavitan chromosome 6B, WEW_v2.0, whole genome shotgun sequence genome:
- the LOC119321118 gene encoding uncharacterized protein LOC119321118 — protein sequence MAPAGDLYDVDTGNDEDDQGAIMPASHGNPGALLHSLTLSMGSGSLSTCVSMQQAPAHAHSYDAAGGEYIGQKQEDAHNFGALTGKGSPLFSEGHQVEVSHFARNFSGSWNPATVLKVIGATHFLVQYMHIGKDDEPATEILDSQYIRPSRDITNMDSRYRFSPASHVEVLHEGGWWPAIIVKVLGSEINKYVVNLKNPKTDMDDVEPVDVLTVESTQLRPRFDWDGKNWPSLQNYVHEMHPFQKPSNGPQLTSRKRAIPAFYDDLDKVSNKPGSRHDKKLKDEDVTSEQISPVLSIRNENNEIIHKQGTALALRSGLSLPSLPQVAAFGSLSSSTLAPSCHLEQSSSEMIIVPSMAQSRQIQASLFGGFGEPRPVPQGPLLGTRSLGSDFRIIEGSKNALSGQGNQSTVGTGTELSRQMEKCVSSQTTVALGENPETIQPMKGIAAPAKATEEDMSELPNDLTAGCETLPEMDELSCIDPTSRKDIGGSQAGGRDDLEQGGYTGEAHDSCCPLSESAAVHESIMDTNGRISEPLASQHLPFVKTSPMWAHLEGLEIFRKAPQRPNFHQFEQHGQEVCEGLALGLMFSFAILAESINSLNALDDSRLLEQKMTGLALLEADGFDVKDLRARVETMLHANNSCAELQDSIRKLEEKIAHKETKDRELGTQVRSLAMAVHHHDLHAYLMRIVMRSAITQKMNNAMEISRLKTEANKLKRSCLSNTIVVPR from the exons ATGGCGCCTGCAGGAGACCTCTACGACGTGGACACCGGCAACGACGAGGACGACCAAGGAGCCATCATGCCGGCTAGCCATGGCAACCCTGGTGCGCTCCTGCACTCGCTGACGTTGTCCATGGGCTCTGGCTCCCTGTCCACCTGCGTCAGCATGCAGCAGGCGCCCGCACACGCCCATTCCTACGACGCTGCCGGCGGCGAGTACATAGGACAAAAACAGGAGGATGCACACAACTTCGGTGCATTGACT GGCAAGGGAAGTCCTTTGTTCAGTGAGGGGCATCAAGTTGAAGTGAGTCATTTTGCAAGAAACTTTAGTGGATCCTGGAATCCAGCTACtgttcttaaagtgattggtgctaCACATTTTCTAGTACAGTACATGCATATTGGAAAGGATGATGAACCGGCCACTGAGATTCTAGATTCACAATATATTCGGCCATCACGCGACATCACCAATATGGATTCTAGGTACAGATTTTCTCCTGCATCTCATGTTGAGGTCCTTCATGAAGGTGGCTGGTGGCCTGCTATTATTGTGAAGGTTTTAGGTTCTGAAATCAACAAGTATGTAGTGAACTTGAAGAATCCCAAGACAGACATGGATGACGTGGAACCTGTGGATGTTCTGACGGTGGAAAGTACGCAGCTACGGCCACGGTTTGACTGGGACGGTAAAAACTGG CCTTCGCTCCAAAATTATGTCCATGAGATGCATCCATTCCAGAAACCTTCTAATGGTCCTCAATTAACTTCTCGAAAAAGAGCAATTCCCGCCTTCTATGATGACTTGGATAAAGTCAGTAATAAACCTGGTTCTCGTCATGACAAAAAGTTGAAGGATGAAGATGTGACATCAGAACAAATTTCTCCTGTTTTGTCCATTCGTAATGAAAACAATGAAATTATTCATAAGCAAGGAACAGCATTGGCATTGAGGTCTGGGTTGTCCCTTCCTTCACTTCCACAAGTGGCGGCATTTGGCTCTCTGAGTTCATCTACACTTGCTCCAAGCTGTCATCTTGAACAATCATCTTCTGAGATGATTATTGTACCCTCTATGGCACAAAGTCGACAGATTCAGGCATCTCTATTTGGAGGTTTTGGTGAACCAAGACCTGTCCCACAGGGCCCACTATTAGGAACGCGGTCACTTGGCTCAGATTTTCGCATCATTGAAGGGTCAAAAAATGCATTAAGTGGTCAGGGTAACCAATCAACTGTTGGAACTGGGACTGAACTGTCCAGGCAAATGGAGAAATGTGTTTCTTCTCAAACAACAGTGGCTCTAGGGGAGAACCCTGAAACT ATACAGCCAATGAAAGGGATAGCTGCTCCTGCTAAAGCTACTGAGGAAGACA TGTCTGAACTGCCTAATGATTTGACTGCTGGGTGTGAAACACTTCCAGAAATGGATGAGCTGAGTTGTATTGACCCGACATCACGAAAGGACATCGGAG GTTCACAAGCAGGTGGAAGAGATGATCTTGAGCAAGGGGGCTACACAGGTGAAGCACATGATTCTTGCTGTCCCTTGTCGGAATCAGCAGCTGTGCATGAGAGTATCATGGACACGAATGGCCGGATTTCAGAACCCTTGGCAAGCCAGCATCTTCCATTTGTGAAGACCTCCCCAATGTGGGCACACCTTGAGGGACTGGAAATATTCAGGAAAGCACCACAGCGACCAAATTTCCATCAGTTCGAGCAGCATGGTCAAGAGGTCTGTGAAGGACTGGCATTAGGTTTGATGTTCTCTTTTGCTATTTTAGCAGAGAGCATAAACAGTCTGAATGCTCTGGACGATAGTAGACTACTCGAGCAGAAGATGACGGGCCTTGCTTTGCTTGAGGCAGATGGTTTTGATGTCAAGGACCTGAGAGCACGCGTGGAAACAATGCTCCATGCAAATAATAGTTGCGCTGAACTACAGGATTCCATCAGAAAGCTGGAGGAGAAGATTGCTCACAAAGAAACCAAGGACCGAGAACTTGGCACGCAAGTTCGGTCGCTGGCTATGGCTGTCCATCATCACGATCTACATGCCTATCTGATGCGCATCGTCATGCGGTCTGCCATCACGCAGAAGATGAACAATGCTATGGAGATCTCAAGGCTCAAGACAGAAGCGAACAAGCTTAAGAGATCGTGTCTATCCAACACCATCGTCGTGCCACGGTGA